In Microbacterium lushaniae, the following are encoded in one genomic region:
- a CDS encoding winged helix-turn-helix transcriptional regulator — MSDLAAALDIVGARWALLIVERLLDGPQRYGDLQRDLGVPTNILATRLRELEAAGVLSRLPLRHNTRAYALTERGLALREAIVALGRWGAEGA; from the coding sequence GTGAGCGACCTCGCCGCGGCCCTCGACATCGTCGGAGCACGGTGGGCCCTGCTCATCGTGGAGCGGCTGCTCGACGGGCCGCAGCGCTACGGCGATCTGCAGCGCGACCTCGGAGTGCCGACGAACATCCTCGCGACCCGCCTGCGCGAGCTCGAAGCCGCCGGCGTCCTGTCCCGTCTGCCCCTCCGGCACAACACGCGGGCCTACGCGCTGACCGAGCGCGGGCTTGCGCTGCGCGAGGCGATCGTCGCGCTCGGACGCTGGGGCGCCGAGGGGGCCTAG
- a CDS encoding SDR family oxidoreductase, producing MKIVVVGGTGLIGARTTALLRSRGHEVIAAARSTGVDSYTGEGLDDSLAGAHVIVDTSNSSYVDEAAAREFFYASTLNLLTFGAAHGVRHHATLSVVNTERLARAQGGYFQAKADQERLITTSARPYTLVHATQFFEFVRSITDSATQGGVARLPDALIRPMAADDVAAAVAAAAEAEPRRGIVEHAGPEVFELRDLAVREMRSRRDDREVIADPLGTYFGARLSRHDLLPSPGAHLAATRFGDWQQRGRLVSSR from the coding sequence ATGAAGATCGTCGTCGTCGGAGGCACGGGTCTGATCGGTGCCCGCACAACCGCACTGCTCAGGTCGCGCGGCCATGAGGTGATCGCGGCAGCGCGGTCGACCGGGGTGGACTCGTACACCGGCGAGGGGCTCGACGACTCGCTGGCCGGCGCGCACGTCATCGTGGACACATCCAATTCGTCGTACGTCGACGAGGCCGCCGCGCGGGAGTTCTTCTACGCCTCGACCCTGAATCTGCTGACCTTCGGTGCTGCGCACGGAGTCCGTCACCACGCGACCCTGTCGGTGGTGAACACCGAACGGCTCGCGCGGGCTCAGGGCGGCTACTTCCAGGCGAAGGCCGATCAGGAGAGGCTCATCACGACGTCGGCGCGGCCGTACACGCTCGTCCACGCGACGCAGTTCTTCGAGTTCGTCCGCAGCATCACCGACTCCGCCACGCAAGGCGGAGTCGCGCGCCTGCCCGACGCGCTCATCCGGCCGATGGCCGCCGACGACGTCGCAGCGGCCGTGGCCGCCGCCGCGGAGGCGGAGCCTCGCCGCGGCATCGTCGAGCACGCCGGACCCGAGGTCTTCGAACTGCGCGACCTCGCCGTGCGGGAGATGAGGTCGCGGCGGGACGACCGCGAGGTGATCGCCGATCCGCTGGGCACGTACTTCGGTGCCCGGCTGTCCCGTCACGACCTCCTCCCCTCCCCCGGCGCGCACCTCGCCGCCACGCGGTTCGGCGACTGGCAGCAGCGGGGGCGCCTCGTCAGTTCGCGCTGA
- a CDS encoding SDR family NAD(P)-dependent oxidoreductase produces the protein MLPETPPAALSPSGIDPVDLEVTLRVLDGMAGLDESHPDFVAVRRATARMFKAVKKVRRREIREAIATADREVVAATATGAPDRIDDETRGIPISTATTAPTAGTLKKARGCYVCKQPYTVVDAFYHQLCPSCAEMSHEKRNARTDLTGKRALLTGGRAKIGMYIALRLLRDGAHTTITTRFPRDAVRRFSSLPDAPEWIDRLKIVGIDLRDPAQVIGLADDVASAGSLDILINNATQTVRRSPGAYQPLVDAELAPLPDGPLPELLTFGHTNDRHPQALERSVAGHPILAAAAARADELTEQAMAAGSSSLERLAAGTAIDAGGLIPDLHDVNSWTQRVGEVDPLEMLEVQLANTTAPFLLVSKLRPSLAASSARRTYVVNVSAMEGVFGRGYKGPGHPHTNMAKAAVNMLTRTSAREMFETDGILMTSVDTGWITDERPHPTKVRLAEEGFHAPLDLVDGAARVYDPIVRGEAGEDVFGVFLKDYAPGAW, from the coding sequence GTGCTTCCCGAGACCCCTCCCGCTGCCCTGTCCCCGAGCGGAATCGATCCGGTGGATCTGGAAGTCACGCTCCGTGTCCTGGACGGCATGGCCGGACTCGACGAGTCGCACCCCGACTTCGTCGCCGTCCGGCGGGCGACCGCGCGGATGTTCAAGGCCGTGAAGAAGGTGCGCCGCCGGGAGATCCGGGAGGCGATCGCCACTGCCGACCGCGAGGTCGTCGCGGCCACCGCCACGGGCGCGCCCGACCGCATCGACGACGAGACGCGCGGCATCCCGATCAGCACCGCCACGACCGCGCCCACCGCGGGCACCCTGAAGAAGGCGCGCGGCTGCTATGTCTGCAAGCAGCCCTACACCGTCGTCGACGCGTTCTACCACCAGCTGTGCCCCTCGTGCGCGGAGATGAGCCACGAAAAGCGCAACGCGCGCACCGACCTCACCGGCAAGCGCGCGCTGCTGACCGGCGGGCGGGCGAAGATCGGCATGTACATCGCCCTGCGCCTGCTGCGCGACGGTGCGCACACCACCATCACGACTCGGTTCCCCCGTGACGCCGTGCGCCGCTTCAGCAGCCTGCCGGATGCGCCGGAGTGGATCGATCGCCTCAAGATCGTCGGAATCGACCTGCGCGATCCGGCCCAGGTCATCGGGCTCGCCGACGACGTCGCGTCGGCGGGGAGCCTCGACATCCTCATCAACAACGCGACCCAGACGGTGCGGCGTTCGCCCGGTGCGTACCAGCCGCTCGTCGACGCCGAGCTCGCGCCCCTGCCGGACGGGCCGCTCCCCGAGCTGCTGACCTTCGGTCACACGAACGACCGCCACCCGCAGGCGCTGGAGCGCTCGGTCGCCGGGCATCCCATCCTGGCCGCCGCGGCCGCCCGCGCCGACGAGCTGACCGAGCAGGCGATGGCGGCCGGATCGAGCTCGCTCGAGCGCCTCGCCGCGGGAACCGCGATCGATGCCGGCGGGCTCATCCCCGATCTCCACGACGTGAATTCCTGGACCCAGCGCGTGGGCGAGGTCGACCCCCTGGAGATGCTCGAGGTGCAGCTGGCGAACACCACCGCCCCGTTCCTGCTCGTGTCCAAGCTCCGGCCCTCGCTCGCGGCCAGCAGCGCGCGACGCACCTATGTCGTCAACGTCAGTGCGATGGAGGGCGTGTTCGGCCGGGGTTACAAGGGTCCGGGGCATCCGCACACCAATATGGCGAAGGCAGCGGTGAACATGCTCACGCGCACGAGCGCCCGCGAGATGTTCGAGACCGACGGCATCCTGATGACCAGCGTCGACACCGGGTGGATCACCGACGAGCGCCCGCACCCCACGAAGGTGCGCCTCGCGGAGGAAGGGTTCCACGCGCCGCTCGACCTCGTCGACGGCGCGGCGCGTGTGTACGACCCCATCGTGCGGGGCGAAGCGGGGGAGGACGTGTTCGGCGTCTTCCTCAAGGACTACGCCCCCGGCGCATGGTGA
- a CDS encoding ribonuclease H family protein: MVDSSSPAPSEYIVATDGACKGNPGPAGWAWVGMDGEWAAGSVPEGTNNIGELLALLRALQHHADVPHLRVQADSKYAIDTYASWMDGHRRRGWKTSTGAPTKNRDILELLIVARDARKAAGLPPVTLEHVRGHAGHVLNSWADNRAVRASHHAAAGLTREWSTRTGQERIDVAVLPPKSAEDKPAKRR; encoded by the coding sequence GTGGTCGACAGCTCCTCCCCCGCCCCATCCGAATACATCGTCGCAACCGACGGCGCCTGCAAAGGCAACCCCGGCCCGGCGGGCTGGGCGTGGGTCGGGATGGACGGCGAGTGGGCCGCCGGCTCGGTTCCCGAGGGCACGAACAACATCGGCGAGCTGCTGGCTCTGCTTCGCGCGCTGCAGCACCACGCGGATGTGCCGCACCTGCGCGTGCAGGCCGATTCCAAGTACGCCATCGACACGTACGCCTCGTGGATGGACGGTCACCGCCGACGCGGGTGGAAGACGTCGACCGGTGCGCCGACGAAGAACCGCGACATCCTCGAGCTGCTGATCGTCGCCCGAGACGCACGCAAGGCCGCCGGGCTCCCCCCGGTGACGCTCGAGCACGTGCGCGGCCACGCCGGGCACGTGTTGAACTCGTGGGCGGACAACCGTGCGGTGCGCGCGTCGCACCATGCCGCGGCGGGGCTCACCCGCGAGTGGTCGACGCGCACCGGTCAGGAGCGCATCGACGTCGCTGTCCTGCCGCCGAAATCCGCGGAAGACAAGCCGGCCAAGCGCCGCTGA
- a CDS encoding MFS transporter: MTEPVAVTRPPDDAQVTPGPRTMRAFGHVLANTAVANVTSSYLWWALTFWAYLETRSVLATAIIGGSYMLLVAALGVVFGVIVDRLKKKAVMVLSSLVTLTTYLLAGALYLSFPESVLVNWGGPWFWVFAGVILVGGVVENMRNIALSTTVTLLVPADRRDRANGLVGAVQGIAFMVTSVFSGLSIGLLGMGWTVVIAIAATAAALVHLLFVPLPEQGVAHVEGEAPKNVGFRGVIPAVVAVPGLLALILFSTFNNLVGGVFMALMDPYGLTLFSVEVWGIVLGVTSIGFILGGGLVAKFGLGKNPVRTLLLVNVGIALLGMTFAIREWWWLYALGVLVFMCLMPIAEAAEQTIVQRVVPFEKQGRVFGFAASMESAAAPVSSFLVGPLAQFWLIPFMNSQPGRDSFGWLLGPGEARGIALAFVGGSVVLLVVVLLAFVSPPYRRLSAAYAAAPPSLPAAD; encoded by the coding sequence ATGACCGAACCCGTCGCCGTGACCAGACCGCCGGACGACGCGCAGGTCACGCCCGGGCCGCGGACGATGCGCGCGTTCGGCCATGTGCTCGCCAACACCGCGGTGGCCAACGTCACCTCCAGCTATCTGTGGTGGGCGCTGACCTTCTGGGCATACCTGGAGACGCGCTCGGTGCTCGCGACGGCCATCATCGGCGGCTCCTACATGCTGTTGGTGGCCGCCCTGGGCGTCGTGTTCGGCGTGATCGTGGACCGCCTGAAGAAGAAGGCCGTCATGGTGCTCTCCAGCCTCGTGACGCTCACGACCTACCTCCTCGCGGGGGCGCTGTACCTGTCGTTCCCCGAGAGCGTGCTGGTGAACTGGGGCGGGCCGTGGTTCTGGGTGTTCGCGGGCGTGATCCTGGTGGGCGGGGTCGTGGAGAACATGCGCAACATCGCACTGTCCACGACGGTGACACTGCTCGTACCCGCCGACCGCCGCGATCGGGCGAACGGCCTGGTGGGCGCGGTGCAGGGCATCGCCTTCATGGTCACGAGCGTCTTCTCCGGCCTGTCCATCGGACTGCTCGGCATGGGCTGGACGGTCGTCATCGCGATCGCGGCGACCGCCGCAGCGCTCGTCCATCTCCTGTTCGTCCCGCTCCCCGAGCAGGGCGTGGCGCATGTCGAGGGCGAGGCGCCCAAGAACGTGGGCTTCCGCGGGGTCATCCCCGCCGTCGTCGCCGTCCCCGGCCTGCTCGCCCTGATCCTGTTCTCCACGTTCAACAATCTCGTCGGCGGGGTGTTCATGGCACTCATGGACCCCTACGGACTCACGCTGTTCTCCGTCGAGGTGTGGGGCATCGTCCTGGGCGTCACGAGCATCGGGTTCATCCTCGGAGGCGGCCTGGTGGCGAAGTTCGGTCTCGGGAAGAACCCCGTCCGGACCCTGCTGCTCGTCAACGTCGGGATCGCCCTCCTGGGGATGACGTTCGCGATCCGCGAGTGGTGGTGGCTCTATGCGCTCGGGGTCCTCGTCTTCATGTGCCTCATGCCCATCGCGGAGGCTGCGGAGCAGACGATCGTGCAGCGTGTCGTCCCGTTCGAGAAGCAGGGGCGGGTCTTCGGCTTCGCCGCGAGCATGGAGTCGGCCGCGGCGCCGGTGTCGTCGTTCCTGGTCGGACCCCTCGCGCAGTTCTGGCTCATCCCGTTCATGAATTCGCAGCCGGGGCGCGACTCCTTCGGCTGGCTCCTCGGCCCGGGCGAGGCCCGCGGCATCGCGCTCGCCTTCGTCGGGGGAAGCGTGGTCCTGCTGGTGGTCGTGCTCCTCGCCTTCGTCTCGCCCCCCTACCGCCGGCTTTCCGCGGCGTACGCGGCGGCTCCGCCTTCGCTTCCCGCCGCGGATTAG
- a CDS encoding TetR/AcrR family transcriptional regulator codes for MTSVKTRAYHHGDLRRALIEEGFRAARSGGPDAVTLREVTRAVGVSPNAAYRHFADRGELVRAAAAQAQLALAQAISDRLETMPAGLPAHDASVERLRLLGLGYIDFARRERGWFELAFTVHDQTPSDAIVTLDDEVVEPFRLLLDALDGMVAAGALAPEHRPHAEWACWSAVHGFADIAVHGPLQWQPPAVVDALAEVVVEAAITGVRRAPSPSAVSASRSAGTDGTSL; via the coding sequence ATGACCAGTGTCAAGACGCGGGCCTATCATCACGGGGACCTCCGACGTGCGCTGATCGAGGAGGGATTCCGGGCGGCGCGTTCCGGGGGCCCCGACGCGGTCACGCTGCGAGAGGTGACGCGTGCGGTGGGCGTCTCACCCAATGCCGCCTACCGGCACTTCGCCGATCGCGGCGAGCTCGTCCGTGCCGCCGCGGCGCAGGCTCAGCTCGCACTCGCCCAGGCGATCTCGGACCGCCTGGAGACCATGCCGGCCGGCTTGCCCGCGCACGACGCATCCGTGGAGCGACTGCGTCTCCTCGGTCTCGGCTACATCGACTTCGCTCGCCGGGAGCGCGGATGGTTCGAGCTGGCGTTCACCGTGCACGACCAGACGCCCAGCGACGCCATCGTCACCCTCGACGACGAGGTCGTCGAGCCTTTCCGCCTGCTGCTGGACGCCCTCGACGGGATGGTCGCTGCCGGAGCGCTCGCTCCAGAACACCGCCCGCACGCGGAGTGGGCGTGCTGGTCTGCGGTGCACGGCTTCGCCGACATCGCGGTGCACGGACCCTTGCAGTGGCAGCCGCCGGCCGTGGTGGACGCGCTCGCCGAGGTCGTCGTGGAAGCCGCCATCACGGGAGTGCGCCGGGCGCCCTCGCCCTCGGCGGTCTCCGCCTCCCGTTCCGCCGGCACCGACGGGACGTCGCTATAG
- a CDS encoding VOC family protein — protein MSIFITCPVESVDRATAFYTALGWTLNDQMSDHNVSCFAIAPEQYVMLGSREMYASVGAVAELVGGPDTPSKVTVSFDLGSREAVDELVERARAAGGRIGDTDDYPFMYQRQFDDPDGYHYSPFWMKPDADATA, from the coding sequence ATGAGCATCTTCATCACCTGCCCGGTCGAGAGCGTCGACCGCGCGACCGCCTTCTACACCGCCCTCGGCTGGACCCTCAACGACCAGATGTCCGATCACAACGTGTCGTGCTTCGCGATCGCGCCCGAGCAGTACGTCATGCTCGGCAGCCGCGAGATGTACGCGAGCGTCGGCGCCGTGGCGGAGCTGGTGGGTGGACCCGACACGCCCTCGAAGGTCACGGTCTCGTTCGACCTCGGCAGCCGCGAGGCGGTCGACGAGCTCGTCGAGCGTGCCCGCGCCGCCGGCGGACGGATCGGTGACACCGACGACTACCCCTTCATGTACCAGCGCCAGTTCGACGACCCCGACGGCTACCACTACTCACCGTTCTGGATGAAGCCGGACGCCGACGCGACCGCGTGA
- a CDS encoding inositol monophosphatase family protein — MCPAADALPSLTGPYADDLVLALRLADAADAVTMARFDSGDLDVSAKADESYVTEADLAAEREIRAILATERPDDGVLGEEYGSRGAGLRRWVIDPIDGTHNYLRGIPVWATLIALTVDGAPTVGVVSQPAIGRRWWAARSAGAWTSAPDGRVRRIHVSDVSTLERASISFQSIAQWAGAGHLPALLELSRSVWRDRGYGDALPYMWLAEGRLEMVAEFDVKEYDIAALAPIVTEAGGRFTAYDGSDSLIEGSSLATNGVLHSAFLDLLHATGARDVKEPA; from the coding sequence GTGTGCCCTGCCGCCGACGCGCTGCCTTCTCTGACCGGTCCGTACGCCGACGATCTCGTTCTCGCGCTCAGACTGGCGGATGCGGCGGACGCGGTGACGATGGCACGGTTCGATTCCGGCGACCTCGACGTGTCGGCCAAGGCGGATGAGTCGTACGTCACGGAGGCCGACCTGGCCGCCGAACGGGAGATCCGAGCGATCCTCGCCACCGAGCGCCCTGACGACGGCGTCCTGGGGGAAGAGTACGGATCCCGTGGGGCCGGTCTCCGGCGCTGGGTGATCGACCCCATCGACGGCACTCACAACTATCTGCGCGGCATCCCGGTGTGGGCGACTCTGATAGCCCTCACCGTCGACGGCGCGCCGACGGTCGGGGTGGTGAGCCAGCCGGCCATCGGGCGGCGGTGGTGGGCCGCGCGATCCGCCGGCGCGTGGACCTCCGCACCCGACGGCCGTGTGCGGCGCATCCATGTCTCCGACGTGTCGACTCTCGAGCGGGCGAGCATCAGCTTCCAGAGCATCGCGCAGTGGGCCGGTGCGGGGCACCTGCCCGCGCTGCTCGAACTCTCCCGGAGCGTCTGGCGCGACCGCGGCTACGGTGACGCTCTCCCGTACATGTGGCTCGCCGAGGGGCGACTGGAGATGGTCGCCGAGTTCGACGTGAAGGAGTACGACATCGCCGCGCTGGCGCCGATCGTCACGGAGGCGGGCGGCCGGTTCACGGCGTACGACGGCTCCGACTCGCTCATCGAAGGGTCATCGCTCGCCACGAACGGCGTCCTGCACTCCGCCTTCCTCGACCTCCTGCACGCCACCGGCGCCCGCGACGTGAAAGAGCCCGCATGA
- a CDS encoding HlyD family efflux transporter periplasmic adaptor subunit gives MTWANRLKMTAGILIVLLLVAAFTVVFNQRQQRVLSTSATIVAESYPVGTDYGGIVTRQYVEVGDEVAVGDPLFDVRSLHLQRDIASGQVADPALAAGVSADGTSTIAATVDGTVREIAVPQGGFAQAGGMLATVDENASLFVEAEFQLSARDYARIDEGNDVELLLPNQAVLPGAVVGIEVTTVDGQALSTVRIESAELSNKRATGMFQAGTPVQATLQLRQDGPLAGVGDAVRDLLRKVGL, from the coding sequence ATGACGTGGGCGAACCGGCTGAAGATGACCGCCGGCATCCTCATCGTCCTCCTTCTCGTGGCCGCCTTCACGGTCGTGTTCAACCAGCGGCAGCAGCGCGTTCTCTCCACGAGCGCGACGATCGTCGCGGAGAGCTACCCGGTCGGCACCGATTACGGCGGCATCGTCACCCGGCAGTACGTCGAGGTGGGCGACGAAGTGGCGGTGGGCGATCCGCTCTTCGACGTGCGGAGCCTGCACCTGCAGCGCGACATCGCCTCGGGCCAGGTCGCGGATCCGGCGCTGGCTGCAGGCGTCTCCGCCGACGGCACCTCGACCATCGCGGCGACGGTGGACGGCACCGTGCGGGAGATCGCCGTCCCGCAGGGCGGCTTCGCCCAGGCCGGGGGCATGCTGGCGACCGTCGATGAGAATGCCTCGCTGTTCGTGGAAGCGGAGTTCCAGCTTTCCGCACGGGACTACGCGCGCATCGACGAGGGAAACGACGTCGAACTGCTGCTGCCCAATCAAGCGGTGCTGCCAGGCGCGGTCGTCGGCATCGAAGTGACGACCGTCGACGGGCAGGCGCTGTCCACGGTGCGGATCGAGAGCGCGGAGCTGTCGAACAAGAGGGCCACCGGCATGTTCCAGGCCGGGACCCCCGTGCAGGCGACGCTGCAGCTGCGCCAGGACGGGCCTCTGGCCGGGGTCGGGGATGCGGTGCGCGATCTCCTGCGGAAGGTCGGGCTGTGA
- a CDS encoding glycosyl hydrolase translates to MTARRLMAALAFSAALVSTGCTAATPADEAAPAGAGAAEPSASIAALPVESMAQIGKARLAEDLIPPTNRWYSGLIFGAEPQPVYPFPIAFAADDDAFTVDLPEVSTTEKTIAASFGGGLRVGLDADRFAAVRADPVSVTLRWSDGDAPVGDVTIAEGSPVVGFTAARDSALVPAAPLRTAGDGVWTAATDGTSFGVVAPGARWDGQTLTVPEGGHAQWFAMPEGADVTEWADALDAPIEAVRVEPGTTASGSSTTLTYAGTDSTVLVPFPTYADAGSDCELGTFSTAYGDADACRGTELAWTVPEIAPRASFDLDGIDGDTRAAIVAQVAADLDATPALPADTYYGGKALARLGALLTLARDLGDTALTERVADRLWTELAPWAEADGCRERDSRCFVYDDGLRTVVGLTPSFGSEEGNDHHFHYGYFLAASAALVSAQPDKAAELTTVMDALAADIAGGAAADALPPLRVFDPYRGHSWASGLSPFADGNNQESSSEAVAAWNGLALWAEIRGDDGLAQTAAWLLSAEVAAARALWLEPDPATLADGFAHPIVSLTWGGKRDYATWFSPEPSAILGIQVLPLTPVTLNYLGQDPDRVAANVSDAGPRAFSGPLGEYVLMYSALGGATSHAAATETVAALPADGVDDGNSKAVMMAWLAAIEASPGR, encoded by the coding sequence GTGACCGCCCGCCGGCTGATGGCGGCGCTGGCGTTCAGCGCGGCGCTCGTCTCCACCGGATGCACCGCCGCGACGCCTGCGGATGAGGCTGCCCCCGCCGGTGCGGGCGCGGCGGAGCCGTCGGCATCGATCGCCGCACTGCCGGTGGAGAGCATGGCGCAGATCGGCAAGGCTCGCCTCGCAGAGGATCTCATCCCGCCGACCAACCGCTGGTATTCCGGCCTGATCTTCGGCGCGGAACCGCAGCCGGTCTACCCGTTCCCCATCGCCTTCGCCGCCGACGACGACGCGTTCACCGTCGACCTGCCAGAGGTGAGCACAACGGAGAAGACCATCGCCGCCTCCTTCGGCGGAGGGTTGCGCGTCGGGCTGGACGCCGACCGCTTCGCGGCGGTGCGGGCAGATCCGGTGTCGGTCACCCTGCGCTGGTCGGACGGTGACGCTCCGGTCGGCGACGTCACCATCGCCGAGGGGTCGCCCGTCGTGGGCTTCACCGCCGCGCGCGACAGCGCGCTGGTTCCCGCCGCGCCGCTGCGCACGGCCGGCGATGGCGTGTGGACCGCCGCCACAGACGGAACGAGCTTCGGGGTCGTCGCACCCGGGGCCCGCTGGGACGGGCAGACGCTGACCGTCCCGGAGGGAGGTCATGCGCAATGGTTCGCCATGCCCGAAGGCGCCGACGTGACCGAGTGGGCAGACGCCCTGGACGCGCCGATCGAAGCGGTGCGCGTGGAGCCCGGCACGACCGCCTCGGGTTCGTCAACAACCCTGACCTATGCCGGGACGGACAGCACCGTGCTCGTGCCGTTCCCGACCTATGCCGACGCGGGTTCGGACTGCGAGCTGGGCACTTTCTCTACGGCCTACGGCGACGCGGATGCCTGTCGCGGTACGGAGCTGGCGTGGACGGTGCCCGAGATCGCGCCGCGCGCGTCGTTCGATCTGGACGGGATCGACGGCGACACCCGGGCGGCCATCGTGGCTCAGGTCGCCGCGGATCTGGATGCCACGCCCGCACTCCCCGCCGACACCTACTACGGCGGCAAGGCCCTCGCCCGGCTCGGCGCGCTCCTCACCCTGGCGCGCGACCTCGGCGACACGGCACTGACCGAACGCGTCGCAGACCGGTTGTGGACCGAGCTCGCACCGTGGGCAGAGGCGGATGGCTGCCGCGAACGTGACAGTCGCTGCTTCGTTTACGACGACGGATTGCGGACCGTCGTCGGCCTGACGCCGTCCTTCGGGTCGGAGGAAGGCAATGACCACCACTTCCACTACGGCTACTTCCTGGCGGCCTCCGCCGCCCTCGTCTCCGCCCAGCCGGACAAGGCCGCTGAACTGACAACGGTGATGGACGCTCTCGCCGCCGACATCGCCGGCGGTGCGGCGGCGGACGCGCTCCCGCCCCTCCGCGTGTTCGACCCGTACCGCGGGCACTCGTGGGCGTCGGGGCTGTCCCCCTTCGCCGACGGGAACAACCAGGAGTCCAGCTCCGAAGCGGTCGCGGCGTGGAACGGCCTGGCGCTGTGGGCCGAGATCCGCGGGGACGATGGACTGGCTCAGACCGCGGCGTGGCTGCTGTCGGCGGAAGTGGCCGCAGCGCGCGCCCTGTGGCTCGAGCCCGACCCCGCCACCCTCGCCGACGGGTTCGCCCACCCCATCGTGTCGCTGACGTGGGGCGGCAAGCGCGACTATGCCACGTGGTTCAGTCCAGAACCGTCGGCGATCCTCGGCATCCAGGTGCTGCCCCTGACCCCCGTCACGCTGAATTACCTCGGGCAGGACCCGGATCGCGTCGCCGCGAACGTCTCCGACGCGGGCCCCCGCGCGTTCAGCGGCCCGCTGGGCGAGTACGTCCTGATGTATTCGGCGTTGGGCGGCGCCACCTCTCACGCCGCCGCGACGGAGACCGTGGCGGCGCTGCCTGCCGACGGCGTGGACGACGGCAACTCCAAGGCCGTCATGATGGCGTGGCTCGCCGCGATCGAGGCCTCACCCGGACGTTGA
- a CDS encoding NUDIX hydrolase — protein sequence MSSVLDPAPARRIHVSAAVILDAEGRLLLVRKAGTTAFMQPGGKPEPGESPSETLSRELAEEVGIHVAPADLSALGTFTAAAANEPGFVVVAEVFAADIGSQHPTIGAEIAELRWVAADDVDGIDIAPLAREHFLRR from the coding sequence GTGAGCTCCGTTCTCGACCCCGCCCCCGCGCGCCGCATCCACGTCTCGGCCGCGGTCATCCTCGACGCGGAGGGGCGCCTGCTGCTGGTGCGCAAGGCCGGGACGACGGCGTTCATGCAGCCGGGCGGGAAGCCCGAGCCCGGCGAGTCGCCGAGCGAGACCCTCAGCCGCGAGCTCGCCGAGGAGGTCGGGATCCATGTGGCTCCCGCCGACCTGTCCGCCCTCGGCACGTTCACGGCCGCCGCCGCCAACGAACCGGGCTTCGTCGTGGTCGCCGAGGTGTTCGCCGCCGACATCGGCTCGCAGCATCCCACCATCGGCGCCGAGATCGCCGAACTCCGCTGGGTCGCCGCAGACGACGTGGATGGCATCGACATCGCGCCACTGGCCCGCGAGCACTTCCTCCGCCGCTGA
- a CDS encoding CGNR zinc finger domain-containing protein: MKTGADAVDAVPAAVRLVREFVNTVEWQRDADAWETPSDLAAWCNGEGIAVARELTGDDLTLARRIREGVREVLLAHAGHDAMPGALADLRDALTHVPLRMTFDAEGRPGLARGDDGSSPLAAVVLAIDTARTEGSWMRLKACSRDSCRWAYWDESRNRSGRWCSMAGCGNYVKMRRRNAPAIAVEDAIPLAGESPRMPRMIDVAARAGVSAKTVSNVITGAVNVGAATRLRVEAAIEELDYRPNLAARALRTGRNVAGG, from the coding sequence ATGAAGACGGGTGCGGACGCGGTCGATGCCGTGCCGGCGGCGGTGCGACTCGTGCGCGAGTTCGTCAACACAGTGGAGTGGCAGCGAGATGCCGACGCATGGGAGACGCCGTCCGATCTGGCGGCGTGGTGCAACGGCGAGGGGATCGCGGTGGCCCGAGAACTCACCGGGGACGACCTGACGCTGGCCCGCCGCATCCGGGAGGGAGTGCGTGAGGTGCTGCTGGCGCACGCGGGCCACGACGCCATGCCCGGCGCCCTGGCCGATCTCCGCGATGCGCTCACCCACGTGCCTCTCCGGATGACGTTCGATGCGGAGGGTCGCCCCGGTCTTGCCCGCGGCGACGACGGATCGTCTCCGCTGGCGGCGGTCGTGCTCGCGATCGATACGGCACGGACGGAGGGCAGCTGGATGCGACTGAAGGCATGTTCTCGCGACTCCTGCCGCTGGGCGTACTGGGATGAATCCCGCAACCGGTCTGGCCGGTGGTGTTCGATGGCGGGCTGCGGCAACTACGTGAAGATGCGCCGCCGCAACGCGCCGGCGATCGCGGTGGAGGACGCCATACCCCTGGCCGGCGAGAGCCCGAGGATGCCGCGCATGATCGACGTGGCCGCCCGGGCCGGGGTGTCGGCCAAGACCGTCTCCAACGTCATCACCGGCGCCGTGAACGTCGGCGCCGCCACCCGGCTGCGCGTGGAGGCGGCCATCGAGGAACTCGACTACCGCCCCAACCTCGCGGCGCGGGCGCTTCGGACCGGTCGGAACGTGGCAGGCGGCTAA